Proteins from a single region of Cryptococcus neoformans var. grubii H99 chromosome 5, complete sequence:
- a CDS encoding mannose-6-phosphate isomerase, which translates to MSLVNVTRVVPKSILGASFTSATRRLTTTVPRFGRMPPPAHKMAHFPRITSSLPSEHSEFRTVMWTGESSQLVLMTIPVGGEIGEEIHHVDQHLVFTSGTAKAIVAGEEKEIKAGDLVIVPQGTKHNFVNTGPTPLCLFTVYAPAEHAETTVNRTKEEGDKLEEDGKDEPPEWAVRK; encoded by the exons ATGTCTCTAGTTAATGTCACCCGCGTCGTACCCAAATCCATCCTCGGTGCTTCCTTTACCAGTGCAACTCGCAGGCTTACCACTACCGTCCCCAGATTTGGTAGAatgcctcctcctgctcacAAGATGGCCCACTTCCCGAGGATcacatcctctcttccttcagaACATTCTGAATTTAGAACAGTGATGTGGACGGGCGAGAGCAGTCAACTTGTCCTCA TGACTATCCctgttggaggagaaatAGGGGAAGAAATTCACCATGTTGACCAACATTTGGTTTTCACCTCCGGTACCGCCAAGGCCATTGttgcaggagaagaaaaagagattAAGGCTGGAGATCTTGTCATCGTTCCTCAGGGTACCAAGCACAACT TTGTCAATACGGGCCCTACccctctttgcctttttacTGTATATGCTCCGGCCGAGCATGCCGAGACAACTGTCAACCGAacgaaggaggaaggggataaattggaagaagatggcaaGGATGAGCCTCCAGAGTGGGCAGTTAGAAAGTAG
- a CDS encoding small subunit ribosomal protein S2, producing the protein MSIPIGTSFRSLRSSSAARSVRTFASSVSVAHTAEPSVRPRNGSVLPGESPEEAWKRNLQEARQWRQRKEHQRSTLSVYIPEGSTAVPKNRSAPSPHEATLSTLLASGAALGHAANITSHAYTPYIYGKRAGLSIIDLDQTLPILRRTAALVKDIVKADGIVLIVGTRPGHQKMIQKAKERLEDNGFAVGQWIPGLLTNAETFFGMKPLLDKSYKPDLVIFLNASENTPAIRECTSRHIPTVGIVDTDTDPRLVTYPIPANMESMRTAELIISTLSIAGQEGRRLRLKEAEKKASQARASRGRRERR; encoded by the exons ATGAGCATCCCCATCGGCACTTCATTCAGGTCTCTTAGATCGTCTTCAGCAGCTAGATCTG TCCGAACGTTTGCTTCGTCGGTTTCTGTCGCTCATACAGCGGAGCCATCAGTGAGACCCAGAAACGGATCAGTTCTACCAGGAGAGTCTCCCGAGGAAGCTTGGAAGAGAAATTTGCAAGAAGCGAGGCAATGGCGACAACGTAAAGAGCATCAGC GATCCACTTTGTCGGTTTATATCCCGGAGGGCAGCACTGCCGTTCCCAAAAACCGCTCTGCCCCCTCTCCTCACGAAGCCACACTCTCAACTCTTCTGGCTTCAGGTGCCGCCCTTGGCCATGCTGCCAACATTACCTCGCATGCTTACACTCCCTACATCTATGGCAAGCGTGCGGGCCTTTCCATTATCGATCTTGATCAAACCCTTCCTATCCTCCGTCGGACGGCAGCTCTTGTAAAGGATATAGTCAAAGCTGATGGGATAGTGTTGATCGTTGGCACAAGACCAGGTCACCAAAAAATGATTCAGAAAGCCAAGGAGAGATTAGAAGACAATGGCTTTGCTGTGGGGCAATGGATTCCTGGTTTGTTGACAAACGCCGAGACATT CTTTGGCATGAAGCCATTGCTTGACAAATCTTACAAGCCAGATCttgtcatcttcctcaatgCTTCTGAAAATACCCCTGCCATTCGAGAATGCACTTCCCGGCATATACCTACGGTTGGCATTGTTGACACTGATACGGATCCAAGGTTGGTTACCTACCCTATTCCGGCCAACATGGAG AGTATGCGTACGGCCGAGCTTATCATCAGCACGCTAAGTATTGCTGGTCAGGAGGGAAGGCGATTGAGATTAAAAGaggcggagaagaaagcCTCTCAGGCGAGGGCCAGTAGAGGCCGTCGCGAGAGGAGATAG
- a CDS encoding ATP-dependent Clp protease ATP-binding subunit ClpX, which translates to MPPPHLAIPSPKHLYTHLSKYVVGQERAKRILSVAVHNHYQRIAPLLPPVSEQEPSPPKPPRPQPPPIILESPIPYPPTSSISYFSGSHPSNFKKKDRSSYKPSDPTSSHWDPSTAGMSPQDPTITHDLLTLRSREGQWARNGYFEPLQPCAPLQTLSGQTTKRQRLTNEHDKPLSNEKPAKFHKGKTYATCNESIGNGPETPDHDDTRVVKGESVIIEKSNVLMIGPTGTGKTLMARTLAQMLNVPFVTCDATSYTQAGYVGEDVENCVLRLLQAANYDVSKAEIGVIHIDEIDKIAKRGGNDVGGGGRDVGGEGVQQALLRLLEGTSLTLSAKAPAISSSTHNSSVSSFPPALGGGMGSASPSNTPKATNRGSFGDPPGWDFNSSSNKGLGGKRSVREGLPGYNSNGGGTPAKGDTFVVDTSNILFVLSGAFVGLEQIINRRIGKGSIGFGAPLSQLTTNFSNQSSPLKGLSTVDLTTYGLIPEFLGRLPILSTLHPLSIDDMVRILVEPNNALLKQYIKLFENYGSELCFTDKAVREIAREGLDRGGGARGLRGVLEEVLLDAMFEVPGSSVRYCLITEAVVRKDCAAHYFSRGQNVAFLEAIEKERLP; encoded by the exons ATGCCACCACCACATCTCGCAATACCGTCCCCAAAACAT CTGTATACCCACCTTTCTAAATATGTCGTGGGCCAGGAAAGAGCGAAACGCATATTATCTGTTGC CGTTCACAATCATTATCAGCGCATCGCCCCCCTTTTGCCGCCCGTGAGCGAACAAGAACCGTCACCTCCGAAACCTCCACGGCCACAACCACCACCTATTATTCTTGAATCCCCTATCCCTTATCCACCCACATCTAGCATTTCCTATTTTTCAGGGTCACACCCTTCCAATTTCAAGAAAAAGGACCGCTCTTCATACAAGCCATCGGatcccacttcttctcactGGGATCCTAGCACAGCTGGAATGTCCCCTCAAGATCCAACCATAACGCATGACCTTCTAACTCTGCGCTCGAGAGAGGGCCAGTGGG CACGTAATGGGTATTTTGAGCCGCTCCAGCCATGTGCTCCTCTCCAGACTTTATCAGGACAGACCACCAAACGTCAAAGACTTACAAATGAACACGATAAACCACTCTCTAACGAAAAACCTGCTAAATTCCACAAGGGTAAAACCTATGCGACTTGTAACGAATCTATAGGTAATGGCCCCGAGACCCCAGACCATGATGATACCAGAGTTGTAAAGGGCGAGAGTGTGATAATTGAGAAAAGCAACGTCCTCATGAT TGGCCCGACTGGTACCGGCAAAACCTTGATGGCCCGAACGTTGGCTCAGATGCTGAATGTTCCATTCGT AACTTGCGATGCCACTAGTTATACTCAGGCAGGGT ATGTTGGGGAAGACGTAGAGAACTGCGTTCTTCGCTTGCTGCAAGCTGCCAATTACGATGTGAGCAAGGCAGA GATCGGCGTCATCCACATAGATGAAATTGATAAAATCGCTAAGCGTGGGGGTAACGACGTCGGAGGAGGCGGGCGTGATGTAggaggggagggtgtaCAGCAAGCCCTCCTCCGTTTGCTGGAAGGCACATCACTAACACTATCCGCAAAAGCCCCGGccatttcatcttccacacACAATTCTTCCGTTTCTTCATTTCCACCCGCCCTTGGAGGGGGCATGGGGTCTGCGAGTCCTTCCAATACACCGAAAGCAACTAATCGGGGGTCGTTTGGAGACCCTCCTGGATGGGATTTCAACAGTTCTTCAAACAAGGGGctcggaggaaagaggagtgTGAGGGAAGGCCTACCTGGCTATAACAGCAATGGGGGCGGTACTCCTG CTAAAGGTGACACTTTCGTTGTCGATACTTCTAATATCCTTTTTGTCCTATCTGGGGCATTTGTAGGCTTGGAACAGATTATCAACCGCCGCATTGGAAAGGGT TCAATTGGTTTTGGTGCTCCCCTTTCTCAATTAACCACCAACTTTTCTAACCAATCTTCGCCCTTGAAAGGACTTTCAACTGTCGATCTTACCACTTATGGTCTTATTCCGGAATTCCTGGGTCGtcttcccattctttctACACTGCATCCGTTATCAATCGATGACATGGTTCGTATTCTTGTTGAACCGAACAATGCTCTATTGAAGCAATATATCAAGCTGTTTGAAAATTATGGGAGTGAACTGTGCTTCACCGACAAGGCTGTAAGGGAGATAGCCAGGGAGGGGCTCGATAGAGGTGGGGGCGCCAGAGGTTTGAGAGGAGTCTTAGAGGAAGTACTTCTAGACGCTATGTTTGAGGTACCTGGATCT TCTGTTAGATATTGTCTCATAACAGAGGCCGTGGTTCGTAAGGACTGCGCGGCCCACTATTTCTCCCGCGGACAGAACGTAGCATTTTTGGAAGCAATTGAAAAAGAACGGTTGCCTTGA
- a CDS encoding mannose-6-phosphate isomerase, variant has product MPPPAHKMAHFPRITSSLPSEHSEFRTVMWTGESSQLVLMTIPVGGEIGEEIHHVDQHLVFTSGTAKAIVAGEEKEIKAGDLVIVPQGTKHNFVNTGPTPLCLFTVYAPAEHAETTVNRTKEEGDKLEEDGKDEPPEWAVRK; this is encoded by the exons atgcctcctcctgctcacAAGATGGCCCACTTCCCGAGGATcacatcctctcttccttcagaACATTCTGAATTTAGAACAGTGATGTGGACGGGCGAGAGCAGTCAACTTGTCCTCA TGACTATCCctgttggaggagaaatAGGGGAAGAAATTCACCATGTTGACCAACATTTGGTTTTCACCTCCGGTACCGCCAAGGCCATTGttgcaggagaagaaaaagagattAAGGCTGGAGATCTTGTCATCGTTCCTCAGGGTACCAAGCACAACT TTGTCAATACGGGCCCTACccctctttgcctttttacTGTATATGCTCCGGCCGAGCATGCCGAGACAACTGTCAACCGAacgaaggaggaaggggataaattggaagaagatggcaaGGATGAGCCTCCAGAGTGGGCAGTTAGAAAGTAG
- a CDS encoding ATPase — protein MSPSASNSGYPFLSPSSADSHPSHPSQYQPQPQYHQRYFEHNPQHPRHSPAAYEYSSVRIESAPEHIPSATFTGRGRQPFAANQHYSLHQQVPQQQPQLGTSEQLSIPSQYPYQSTHDQFPRLAASSHLPYGSPIITPHYQQVSQASVLESPSLRPQSQGQLLAPGYQQNTQAETSTSWPLPPLHTLPFSETPLGASLPTTTIVPSQNGIDSPNTSIKIRFRPPLSPVTVTEMVSSRSTRRSSQVHQEEQTVGVSGRPQRGTTRLAATKAIYKEDDDEEIDDAYNSVVDDDVDEGANGDIKVVPAVTTRSGRTQKAPQRYEDDFEHTTMSASPEMQSGRRISRGKAKRRLIVDPDEDEEENAAPPPRNAFPPKSARNSLASANADSTPQQPDVGTSYPNGKRSLRSTARSTTRTRHSSADADEFEPTEGESTEEHASSDPLGNYDEEPGEEDFVVSDDDDSGYGKRRSSRRRTTRATARNTRSTALPTRRSTRTSAKVRTLDSDEDSSPHKRPNLRERTSRPNYHIPTLEELSKEISTQEALAAVAGGSGRSVGGFRGAGGVRYGGVGLPFAMRAKDLTQAMGDPDTSDSDDMDFTSPFKSGAAGPSMSGGTAVAARGAAGPSDVPNFGRINPKSTTADADPLGVDMNVTFDNVGGLDNHINQLKEMVALPLLYPEVFQQFGITPPRGVLFHGPPGTGKTLLARALAASCSSGNTKISFFMRKGADVLSKWVGEAERQLRMLFEEARASQPSIIFFDEIDGLAPVRSSKQDQIHASLVSTLLALMDGMDGRGQVIVIGATNRPDAVDPALRRPGRFDREFYFALPNREARKKIISINTRSWEPRLSDEMLDKLASLTKGYGGADLRALCTEAALNAIQRRYPQIYKTVDRLQLETKSIHVKAKDFMLSIKKIVPSSARSTSSPAIQLPSHLLPLLSVPLKRINSAVDHVLPPKTQSTALEEAEYEDEAYESFEKHIVLQSLDKLRTFRPRILVHGQPGMGQIFLGPAVLHHLEGFHIQSLDLGTLLGDSTRSVEATIVQLFVEAKRHQPSVIFIPSLSQWASAVPELARSTFGALLDGIPPSDPILLLAIADSPWTDLPADVKAWFGFARENKIALDFPNASERSVYFTDLLTTVRKPPTDFPDGVPRRKRVLEDLPLAAPLPPRQPTEAERARDEEKDQAARNMMVVSFTNLVKEFMKRYRKVVASVKDDAMELSRCLVEQAAASAALSQSAAALKGAEVVSNIIEDANNSARSQVNEVDGGMNMLPTTENLSESSTGDIANISAAPVTAINDLATGSASTSTSAALVPTSTWQAHNVDIDIIQRRLIRHKYYTPEDFLADIRKIEENAIKVGDPERQAKVVEMGANARLHISGFDPKWTPEFERYAERMRAKKAARQKKKEQAKETGEENGPNLATSESTHHPNPAAETSGVPDAADTTSKRPREEDDGAEIEFQGREKRLRDDQPDTAEEASVDAPGALTSQSFPPNSACDSPHPDYPPFVLPEQDLQNLQAELETATADLTVDQLEQLRATLFDKLWDDRKEWNRTMTVIKMRQRLQEYIKEVNSWKND, from the exons ATGTCGCCTAGCGCGTCCAATTCGGGCTATCCGTTTCTTTCACCGTCCTCTGCAGATAGccatccttcccatccctcgCAGTACCAGCCCCAGCCTCAGTATCACCAGCGATATTTCGAGCACAACCCCCAGCATCCTCGCCATTCTCCGGCCGCATACGAGTACTCTTCAGTGCGCATAGAAAGCGCGCCTGAACACATTCCTTCCGCCACATTTACTGGTCGAGGTCGACAACCATTTGCGGCCAACCAGCACTACTCTCTGCATCAACAGGTCCCACAACAACAGCCCCAACTTGGCACATCTGAGCAGCTTTCCATACCATCCCAATACCCTTACCAATCCACGCACGACCAGTTTCCTCGCCTAGCTGCTTCGTCCCACCTGCCATACGGCTCTCCTATCATTACCCCGCACTACCAGCAAGTATCACAGGCGTCCGTTCTCGAATCACCGTCACTGAGGCCACAGTCCCAAGGGCAGTTATTGGCACCCGGATACCAACAAAATACCCAGGCAGAGACCTCTACAAGTTGGCCGCTACCGCCGCTTCACACGCTCCCGTTCTCTGAAACCCCTCTGGGAGCTTCATTGCCCACTACTACAATCGTGCCTTCTCAAAACGGTATTGACTCGCCGAACACTTCCATCAAGATTCGTTTTCGCCCTCCCCTGTCACCTGTCACTGTCACGGAAATGGTATCAAGTCGTTCAACCCGCCGGTCTTCCCAGGTCcaccaagaagaacagaCTGTCGGTGTTTCTGGCCGTCCTCAACGAGGAACAACGAGGCTCGCCGCGACTAAAGCAATTTATaaggaagacgatgacgaggagatAGATGACGCATATAATAgtgttgttgatgatgatgttgacgAGGGAGCAAATGGTGACATTAAAGTCGTGCCAGCTGTGACCACGAGGTCCGGGAGGACACAGAAGGCACCCCAAAGGTATGAGGACGATTTTGAACACACCACCATGTCAGCCAGTCCCGAAATGCAGTCTGGTAGAAGGATATCGAGAGGAAAAGCGAAAAGAAGGCTCATCGTCGATcctgatgaagatgaagaggaaaacgCCGCCCCACCGCCTAGAAATGCTTTTCCGCCCAAATCCGCGAGAAACTCTCTAGCATCTGCCAACGCTGACTCTACCCCGCAGCAGCCAGATGTCGGCACGTCTTATCCTAATGGCAAAAGGTCCTTAAGGAGCACTGCTCGCTCTACCACCCGCACTCGGCATTCCTCTGCTGATGCTGACGAATTTGAGCCGACGGAAGGAGAGTCGACAGAGGAACATGCGTCGAGTGATCCTTTGGGAAACTATGACGAAGAAccgggggaggaggatttcGTTGTGTCTGACGATGACGACTCGGGGTATGGCAAACGCAGGTCCTCTCGCCGACGCACCACTCGTGCAACGGCGCGCAATACTCGGTCCACAGCTCTTCCCACTCGCCGTAGTACTCGCACATCGGCGAAAGTTCGTACTCTTgatagtgatgaggatTCATCCCCTCACAAACGGCCAAACCTTCGAGAGCGCACTTCCCGACCAAATTACCATATCCCCACATTGGAAGAGCTTAGTAAAGAAATATCAACACAAGAAGCTTTAGCGGCTGTGGCAGGTGGCAGTGGCAGATCAGTTGGTGGTTTCAGGGGGGCAGGCGGGGTCAGATATGGTGGGGTTGGATTACCATTTGCCATGAGGGCCAAGGATCTGACACAAGCCATGGGCGATCCTGATACGAGTGATTCT GATGACATGGACTTTACATCTCCCTTCAAAAGTGGAGCTGCTGGCCCATCCATGTCAGGCGGTACTGCTGTAGCTGCACGAGGAGCTGCTGGACCATCCGATGTGCCCAATTTTGGCAGGATTAACCCCAAGTCCA CCACGGCAGATGCCGATCCTCTTGGAGTAGATATGAATGTCACCTTCGATAACGTCGGCGGCCTCGATAATC ATATTAATCAACTCAAAGAGATGGttgctcttcctttgcTCTACCCTGAAGTCTTTCAACAGTTTGGTATCACCCCTCCAAGAGGTGTTCTGTTTCATGGTCCCCCTGGTACCGGAAAAACCCTTTTGGCCAGAGCTTTAGCGGCATCGTGTAGTTCTGGTAATACCAAAATAT CATTCTTCATGAGGAAGGGTGCCGATGTACTCTCCAAATGGGTCGGAGAAGCTGAACGTCAGCTTCGAATGTTATTTGAAGAAGCGAGAGCATCCCAACCCAGTATCATCTTTTTCGACGAGATTGATGGACTGGCGCCTGTCAGGAGTAGCAAGCAAGATCAGATTCATGCGTCTTTGGTTTCCACATTACTGGCTTTGATGGACGGTATGGATGGTCGAG GCCAGGTCATTGTCATAGGTGCTACTAACCGCCCTGACGCCGTCGATCCTGCTCTCCGTCGCCCTGGCCGTTTTGATCGCGAATTCTACTTTGCTCTTCCCAATCGCGAGGCGCGCAAAAAAATTATTAGCATCAACACTCGTAGCTGGGAGCCCAGGCTATCGGATGAGATGCTTGATAAATTGGCGAGCCTCACAAAGGGATATGGTGGTGCAGATCTACGAGCTCTTTGCACTGAAGCCGCTCTAAATGCCATACAAAGGCGCTACCCTCAAATTTACAAGACGGTTGATAGATTGCAGTTGGAGACAAAAAGTATACATGTAAAGGCAAAAGATTTCATGTTGTCCATCAAAA AAATCGTCCCCTCCTCTGCCAGAtcaacatcctctcctGCCATTCAACTTCCCTCTCATCtactccctcttctttcagtACCTCTTAAGCGTATAAATTCTGCTGTCGATCATGTTTTGCCGCCCAAGACGCAGTCTACCGCTCTAGAGGAAGCAGAAtatgaggatgaagcttATGAAAGCTTTGAAAAGCATATTGTTTTACAGT CTCTAGATAAGTTAAGAACGTTCCGCCCAAGAATACTTGTGCATGGGCAACCAGGAATGGGACAAATATTCTTGGGACCAGCCGTCTTGCATCATCTTGAAGGATTCCATATACAAAGTTTGGATTTAGGCACTTTGTTAGGTGATTCTACCAGA TCTGTGGAGGCCACGATTGTTCAACTATTTGTCGAAGCCAAGCGTCATCAGCCCTCTGTCATATTCATACCTTCCTTGTCCCAATGGGCTTCTGCCGTTCCGGAACTTGCACGGTCCACTTTTGGTGCGCTGCTTGACGGGATTCCGCCATCAGATCCCATTCTCTTGCTTGCCATAGCCGACAGTCCTTGGACCGATCTTCCTGCCGATGTCAAAGCGTGGTTTGGATTTGCTCGTGAAAATAAAATTGCATTAGACTTTCCtaacgcatccgaacgaTCTGTGTACTTCACCGATCTCCTTACCACTGTCCGAAAGCCTCCGACTGACTTCCCTGATGGTGTCCCTCGTCGTAAGCGTGTACTTGAAGACCTCCCACTGGCTGctccgcttcctcctcgtcaacCAACTGAGGCGGAGCGTGcaagggatgaagagaaagatcaGGCCGCCAGAAACATGATGGTTGTCTCATTTACGAATCTGGTGAAGGAGTTTATGAAAAGATACAGGAAGGTTGTCGCAAGTGTCAAG GATGACGCAATGGAGCTCTCCAGATGTCTCGTTGAGCAGGCTGCTGCGTCAGCTGCTCTTTCACAGTCTGCCGCTGCCCTGAAAGGAGCTGAGGTCGTTTCAAACATCATTGAAGACGCCAACAACAGTGCTAGGTCTCAGGTCAATGAGGTTGATGGAGGGATGAACATGCTTCCCACGACAGAGAATCTATCAGAATCATCGACAGGTGACATTGCCAATATATCAGCAGCTCCAGTCACTGCCATCAATGATCTCGCTACAGGTTCTGCTTCAACATCAACCTCGGCAGCCCTGGTTCCTACCTCAACTTGGCAGGCTCATAATGTTGACATCGATATTATCCAGCGTCGACTCATACGTCATAAATACTACACCCCAGAGGATTTTTTGGCCGACATCCGCAAAATCGAAGAGAATGCTATCAAGGTTGGAGATCCAGAGAGGCAGGCCAAGGTGGTTGAGATGGGCGCAAATGCTCGGCTGCATATCTCTGGATTTGATCCCAAATGGACACCTGAATTTGAGAGATATGCAGAAAGGATGAGGGCCAAAAAGGCAGCGAggcagaaaaagaaggaacaagCAAAGGAgactggagaagagaatgggCCAAATTTAGCAACGTCAGAATCAACCCATCATCCGAATCCCGCCGCAGAAACCTCAGGGGTGCCCGACGCCGCTGATACGACGTCTAAACGACcgagagaggaggatgacggcGCGGAGATCGAATTCCAAGGACGAGAAAAGCGGTTGCGGGATGACCAGCCTGACACAGCTGAAGAAGCTTCTGTGGATGCTCCTGGAGCATTGACTAGCCAATCCTTTCCACCAAATTCTGCATGCGATTCCCCACATCCAGACTATCCTCCATTCGTTTTACCCGAACAAGATCTTCAAAACCTTCAAGCCGAGCTTGAAACTGCGACTGCAGATCTTACAGTCGACCAGCTCGAACAGCTTCGCGCTACCCTTTTCGATAAACTCTGGGATGATaggaaagaatggaacAGGACAATGACGGTGATCAAAATGAGGCAGAGGTTGCAAGAATATATCAAAGAGGTTAATAGTTGGAAAAACGATTGA